The following proteins are encoded in a genomic region of Balaenoptera ricei isolate mBalRic1 chromosome 14, mBalRic1.hap2, whole genome shotgun sequence:
- the ZNF605 gene encoding zinc finger protein 605 isoform X2 has translation MLENYSNLVFLGYQMIKPEAIFKLEQEEPWILGEEILSQNFPEEVWLDNNLKMWHQDTQDKLKSMERGHEYDVFGKMFHSGINFDHLGMRSHKCGTGEKSLKHPFDFLIPKSNCERKKLDELNKKLLFCIKPDKTCGGIKYSDCSKCRKVSSKEPGLITNQIAHTGVCLCMECGKVFNKKSQLIIHQRTHTGEKPYGCRDCGKAFSQKSLLTIHQRTHSGEKPYGCGECQKAFSRKSLLVLHQRTHTGEKPYGCSDCGKSFSRKSQLQRHQRTHTVEKPYGCSDCGKAFSQKIRLITHQRTHTGEKPYKCNDCGKAFFWKSQLITHQRVHTGKKPYACSECKKAFSRNSLLIRHQRIHTGEKPYECSECGEAFIRKPQLVKHQMTHTGEKNYQCRNCEEAFFKKSELIRHQKAHLGEKPYGCVECGKTFFGKSQLLTHQRTHTGEKPYECGACGKAFTQKSSLVSHQRTHTGEKPYECSECGKAFSEKSSLIHHQRTHTGEKPFECSECRKAFAWKPQLLRHQRIHTGEKPYECSECGKAFVQKVQLIKHQRNHTGEKTYGCSDCTKAFFEKAQLIIHQRIHTGERPYKCGECGKSFTRKSHLMRHQRIHTGDKCYRCSECGTAFHRKAQLLIHQRSHML, from the exons ATGTTGGAGAACTATAGCAATCTAGTTTTCTTGG GTTATCAAATGATCAAACCTGAGGCGATTTTCAAACTGGAGCAAGAAGAGCCATGGATATTAGGTGAAGAAATCCTAAGTCAGAACTTTCCAG aagaAGTCTGGCTAGATAATAATCTCAAAATGTGGCACCAGGATACTCAAGACAAGCTTAAAAGTATGGAGAGAGGCCATGAATATGAcgtctttgggaaaatgtttcaTTCAGGCATTAACTTTGATCATTTAGGAATGAGATCCCATAAATGTGGCACAGGTGAAAAAAGTTTGAAACATCCTTTTGATTTTCTTATTCCAAAAAGtaactgtgaaagaaaaaaacttgatgagcttaataagaaattattattCTGTATCAAGCCTGACAAAACCTGTGGTGGAATAAAATACTCTGATTGCAGTAAATGTAGAAAAGTCAGCAGTAAAGAGCCAGGGCTCATTACAAACCAAATAGCACATACAGGAGTCTGTTTATGCATGGAATGTGGTAAGGTTTTTAACAAAAAGTCACAGCTCATTATACATCAGAGAACTCATACAGGAGAGAAGCCCTACGGATGCCGTGACTGTGGAAAAGCCTTCTCCCAGAAGTCATTACTCACTATTCATCAAAGGACTCATTCAGGAGAAAAGCCATACGGGTGTGGTGAATGTCAAAAAGCTTTCAGCAGGAAGTCACTGCTCGTTTTACATCAGAGAACTCATACGGGAGAGAAGCCCTATGGCTGCAGTGACTGTGGGAAGTCCTTTAGCAGGAAGTCACAGCTTCAAAGACATCAGAGAACCCACACAGTAGAGAAGCCCTATGGCTGCAGTGACTGTGGGAAGGCCTTCTCCCAGAAAATAAGGCTCATTACTCATCAGAGgacacacacaggggagaagcccTACAAATGTAATGATTGCGGAAAAGCCTTCTTTTGGAAGTCACAGCTTATTACTCATCAGAGGGTTCATACAGGGAAGAAACCGTATGCATGTAGTGAGTGTAAAAAAGCCTTCAGCAGGAACTCACTCCTCATTAGGCATCAGAGGATCCACACAGGAGAGAAGCCCTatgaatgcagtgaatgtggTGAAGCCTTCATCAGAAAACCGCAACTTGTCAAACATCAAATGACTCACACAGGAGAGAAGAACTATCAGTGCAGGAACTGTGAAGAAGCCTTCTTTAAGAAGTCAGAACTAATTAGACATCAGAAAGCTCATTTAGGAGAAAAACCCTATGGATGTGTTGAATGTGGAAAAACCTTCTTTGGGAAGTCACAGCTCCTGACACATCAGAGAACTCACACCGGAGAGAAACCTTACGAATGTGGTgcctgtgggaaagccttcaccCAAAAGTCCAGCCTGGTATCTCATCAGAGgacacacacaggggagaaaccctatgaGTGCAGcgagtgtgggaaagccttcagtgaGAAGTCAAGCCTCATTCACCATCAGAGAacccacactggagagaaacccttcgAATGTAGTGAGTGTAGGAAAGCTTTTGCCTGGAAGCCACAGCTTCTTaggcatcagagaattcatacaggggagaaaccctatgaatgcagTGAGTGTGGGAAGGCATTTGTTCAGAAAGTACAGCTCATTAAGCATCAGAGAAATCATACAGGAGAGAAGACCTATGGATGCAGTGATTGTACAAAAGCTTTCTTTGAGAAGGCACAGCTCATTATACATCAGAGGATTCATACAGGAGAGAGACCCTATAAATGTGGGGAATGTGGGAAATCTTTCACTAGAAAGTCGCACCTTATGAGGCATCAGAGGATCCATACAGGAGATAAATGCTATagatgcagtgaatgtgggacaGCCTTCCACAGGAAGGCACAGCTCCTGATACATCAGAGAAGTCATATGCTGTAG
- the ZNF605 gene encoding zinc finger protein 605 isoform X1 → MIKSQISFEDVAVDFTLEEWQLLNPTQKTLHRDVMLENYSNLVFLGYQMIKPEAIFKLEQEEPWILGEEILSQNFPEEVWLDNNLKMWHQDTQDKLKSMERGHEYDVFGKMFHSGINFDHLGMRSHKCGTGEKSLKHPFDFLIPKSNCERKKLDELNKKLLFCIKPDKTCGGIKYSDCSKCRKVSSKEPGLITNQIAHTGVCLCMECGKVFNKKSQLIIHQRTHTGEKPYGCRDCGKAFSQKSLLTIHQRTHSGEKPYGCGECQKAFSRKSLLVLHQRTHTGEKPYGCSDCGKSFSRKSQLQRHQRTHTVEKPYGCSDCGKAFSQKIRLITHQRTHTGEKPYKCNDCGKAFFWKSQLITHQRVHTGKKPYACSECKKAFSRNSLLIRHQRIHTGEKPYECSECGEAFIRKPQLVKHQMTHTGEKNYQCRNCEEAFFKKSELIRHQKAHLGEKPYGCVECGKTFFGKSQLLTHQRTHTGEKPYECGACGKAFTQKSSLVSHQRTHTGEKPYECSECGKAFSEKSSLIHHQRTHTGEKPFECSECRKAFAWKPQLLRHQRIHTGEKPYECSECGKAFVQKVQLIKHQRNHTGEKTYGCSDCTKAFFEKAQLIIHQRIHTGERPYKCGECGKSFTRKSHLMRHQRIHTGDKCYRCSECGTAFHRKAQLLIHQRSHML, encoded by the exons ATATCATTTGAGGATGTGGCTGTGGACTTCACGTTGGAGGAGTGGCAGCTGCTCAATCCTACTCAGAAGACCCTGCACAGGGATGTGATGTTGGAGAACTATAGCAATCTAGTTTTCTTGG GTTATCAAATGATCAAACCTGAGGCGATTTTCAAACTGGAGCAAGAAGAGCCATGGATATTAGGTGAAGAAATCCTAAGTCAGAACTTTCCAG aagaAGTCTGGCTAGATAATAATCTCAAAATGTGGCACCAGGATACTCAAGACAAGCTTAAAAGTATGGAGAGAGGCCATGAATATGAcgtctttgggaaaatgtttcaTTCAGGCATTAACTTTGATCATTTAGGAATGAGATCCCATAAATGTGGCACAGGTGAAAAAAGTTTGAAACATCCTTTTGATTTTCTTATTCCAAAAAGtaactgtgaaagaaaaaaacttgatgagcttaataagaaattattattCTGTATCAAGCCTGACAAAACCTGTGGTGGAATAAAATACTCTGATTGCAGTAAATGTAGAAAAGTCAGCAGTAAAGAGCCAGGGCTCATTACAAACCAAATAGCACATACAGGAGTCTGTTTATGCATGGAATGTGGTAAGGTTTTTAACAAAAAGTCACAGCTCATTATACATCAGAGAACTCATACAGGAGAGAAGCCCTACGGATGCCGTGACTGTGGAAAAGCCTTCTCCCAGAAGTCATTACTCACTATTCATCAAAGGACTCATTCAGGAGAAAAGCCATACGGGTGTGGTGAATGTCAAAAAGCTTTCAGCAGGAAGTCACTGCTCGTTTTACATCAGAGAACTCATACGGGAGAGAAGCCCTATGGCTGCAGTGACTGTGGGAAGTCCTTTAGCAGGAAGTCACAGCTTCAAAGACATCAGAGAACCCACACAGTAGAGAAGCCCTATGGCTGCAGTGACTGTGGGAAGGCCTTCTCCCAGAAAATAAGGCTCATTACTCATCAGAGgacacacacaggggagaagcccTACAAATGTAATGATTGCGGAAAAGCCTTCTTTTGGAAGTCACAGCTTATTACTCATCAGAGGGTTCATACAGGGAAGAAACCGTATGCATGTAGTGAGTGTAAAAAAGCCTTCAGCAGGAACTCACTCCTCATTAGGCATCAGAGGATCCACACAGGAGAGAAGCCCTatgaatgcagtgaatgtggTGAAGCCTTCATCAGAAAACCGCAACTTGTCAAACATCAAATGACTCACACAGGAGAGAAGAACTATCAGTGCAGGAACTGTGAAGAAGCCTTCTTTAAGAAGTCAGAACTAATTAGACATCAGAAAGCTCATTTAGGAGAAAAACCCTATGGATGTGTTGAATGTGGAAAAACCTTCTTTGGGAAGTCACAGCTCCTGACACATCAGAGAACTCACACCGGAGAGAAACCTTACGAATGTGGTgcctgtgggaaagccttcaccCAAAAGTCCAGCCTGGTATCTCATCAGAGgacacacacaggggagaaaccctatgaGTGCAGcgagtgtgggaaagccttcagtgaGAAGTCAAGCCTCATTCACCATCAGAGAacccacactggagagaaacccttcgAATGTAGTGAGTGTAGGAAAGCTTTTGCCTGGAAGCCACAGCTTCTTaggcatcagagaattcatacaggggagaaaccctatgaatgcagTGAGTGTGGGAAGGCATTTGTTCAGAAAGTACAGCTCATTAAGCATCAGAGAAATCATACAGGAGAGAAGACCTATGGATGCAGTGATTGTACAAAAGCTTTCTTTGAGAAGGCACAGCTCATTATACATCAGAGGATTCATACAGGAGAGAGACCCTATAAATGTGGGGAATGTGGGAAATCTTTCACTAGAAAGTCGCACCTTATGAGGCATCAGAGGATCCATACAGGAGATAAATGCTATagatgcagtgaatgtgggacaGCCTTCCACAGGAAGGCACAGCTCCTGATACATCAGAGAAGTCATATGCTGTAG